DNA sequence from the Dehalococcoidales bacterium genome:
CTGGGAAACATCGGTGCCCGGGTATCGGGACAAGGTTGTCCTGGAATAGAGGCGCAGGCTCAGTCGGTTTTTGCTTTGAGGATTAATACCAGTCCGCTCTTGAGACAGGTCCGGCACTCTTCACGTAGACGGTGATTCCTGAGTATCTCCTCTAACCCACCGTTCTTCAGATAGCCCTTGAACCCTCGATAGTGGGACCCACCGGCAAGGAATTCTACAACCCTTGCTAACCTTGCCCAGATATTCCCGGGCAGGGGGACCTGAAAATCTATGAAGACCAGGGCTCCCTCCTGTCTGACAACCCTCTTCATTTCAGAAACAGCTTTGTCCTGACTGGCCTTGTCCCTATCATGCAGTCCAAAAGATATGGATGCATAGTCGAAGTAACCGTCTGGATAAGGAAGGCTTGCTGCATCACCTAGCTGGAAGGAAGTGTTTGCCAGACCCTGTCTCTGCCTGTTCTTCGCAGCCACATTCAACATCTTCGGGTGTATGTCTATCCCTGTGGCGCAGATACCATGTCGCCCGTATTCCAGGACCTGCGCCCCGGTCCCGCAGCAGACATCCAGCACCCTGTTGCCGGCATTCATACCGGCGAACCGCGCTATGGACTGCCTGACATCTCTCAATATTGGGTCTACTATGGTTTCGTAGTTGAATATGAACATCTCTTTCAATCATATCATACGGCCTGCAGGTCGCAGCCATTGATGTATTCAGCGTGGATAGAGTGGTATATTACCACGATTTTGGAGGGGGAGGTAGTGTGGGGCTGGCAGTGGGCTGTCAGTGGGCTGGCAGTGGGCTGGCGCTGCCCTTAGCTAAGAGATTCAAGAGGACCCGGCATCGGCCATGAGAAAAGTGGTTTACGAGCCTGCTATTCCTTACTGTCTCCCATCACTGACACGATGAGCAGGCTGGGGCCGGTGTGAGTGCTGATTACGGGGCTCGCTCTGGAAAGGAGTATGCGCTCCCTGGGAAACCGGCTGGCCAGCCGTTCAACAAGCATCTCCGCCTCGTCACGCGCAGTGGCGTACTCTACAGCTATCTCCTCAATGTGGTCAAAGCTCATGGCAAAATGATACAGGTGGTCTATTGCCCTGGCTCGCGAGCGTTCCCTGCCAAAAGGGTACACCTCGCCGTCCTTCATACCGATTACGGGGTTCACCTTGAGTATTGAACCCAGTAATGCTTGTGCCTTGCCAATACGTCCGCCTCGCTGTAGATACTCGAGAGTGTCAAAAGCCGCACGGAAATGTACACGCGGGATACTGCGGTTGACTATATCCAGGATTTCTTCCATGCTGGCTCCCGATTGGGCTGCCCGCGCGGCATTGATAACTACAAACCCTTGTGCCATGACTGCCATTCTGGAATCAACGACTTCTACCCGGCATTTCCTCTTCATCAGCCCTGTGCTCTGAAGGGCTACTTCATGCGTTCCACTGAGCTTGGCAGTAACAGTGATGGCCAGAATCTGGTCCGTTTCTTCAGCCAGTGCATCGTATGCTTCGGCGAATGCCCCCGGCGATGGTACCGAAGTGACCGGCAGTGTCTCAGACCGCTCCAGTCTGTCAAAGAACTGGTCTGGAGTAAGGTCCACGCCGTCACGGTAGACCTCGGTCCCGAATCGAACGTGTAGAGGGACGATTGTTATACCCAGCTCCCGGACCACTTGTGGGGGTATGTCGGAAACACTATCAGTCACAATCCTTACTGT
Encoded proteins:
- a CDS encoding DegV family protein; the protein is MTVRIVTDSVSDIPPQVVRELGITIVPLHVRFGTEVYRDGVDLTPDQFFDRLERSETLPVTSVPSPGAFAEAYDALAEETDQILAITVTAKLSGTHEVALQSTGLMKRKCRVEVVDSRMAVMAQGFVVINAARAAQSGASMEEILDIVNRSIPRVHFRAAFDTLEYLQRGGRIGKAQALLGSILKVNPVIGMKDGEVYPFGRERSRARAIDHLYHFAMSFDHIEEIAVEYATARDEAEMLVERLASRFPRERILLSRASPVISTHTGPSLLIVSVMGDSKE
- a CDS encoding methyltransferase domain-containing protein, with translation MFIFNYETIVDPILRDVRQSIARFAGMNAGNRVLDVCCGTGAQVLEYGRHGICATGIDIHPKMLNVAAKNRQRQGLANTSFQLGDAASLPYPDGYFDYASISFGLHDRDKASQDKAVSEMKRVVRQEGALVFIDFQVPLPGNIWARLARVVEFLAGGSHYRGFKGYLKNGGLEEILRNHRLREECRTCLKSGLVLILKAKTD